One window of Campylobacter concisus genomic DNA carries:
- a CDS encoding NifU family protein: MIPFSDEELLKPVSASLQKVLPMLENDGGGMELLGIKNGKIYVRLTGHCHGCAASTTTLKYGLERQLRMDIHPELEVVNIPIGEEFDIDRL, from the coding sequence ATGATCCCATTTAGCGATGAAGAACTTTTAAAACCAGTCAGTGCGAGTTTGCAAAAGGTATTACCGATGCTTGAAAATGATGGCGGTGGTATGGAGCTACTTGGCATAAAAAACGGCAAAATTTATGTAAGACTTACAGGGCATTGTCATGGATGCGCAGCTAGCACAACTACACTAAAATATGGACTCGAAAGACAACTTCGTATGGATATTCACCCAGAGCTTGAGGTCGTAAATATCCCGATTGGCGAGGAATTTGACATTGATAGATTATAA